In a single window of the Nilaparvata lugens isolate BPH chromosome 1, ASM1435652v1, whole genome shotgun sequence genome:
- the LOC111058406 gene encoding uncharacterized protein LOC111058406, with the protein MVTKAVHVEVVSELTTKAFIAALIRFSSRRGIPHSIFSDNATTFVGANNELQDLHQFFESSKTQQDIHNYTSVLNIKWHFIPPRAPSFGGLWENAVKNFKKIFKVVTFNHILNFEDMTTFAAQIEAILNSRPLVPLTEDPQDLQYLSPGHFLVGRPLTALPFHCPPTTHVDNRCRWKLLQKITQELWDRWSKEYLVTLQRKHKWLTESDNLTVDTMVLLKDLNSAPSTWKLARIIETHPGADGKVRVVTVQTAHGRFKRAISSLAPLPALEDD; encoded by the coding sequence ATGGTCACGAAAGCAGTACACGTAGAAGTCGTCTCAGAGTTGACAACGAAAGCCTTTATTGCGGCACTCATTCGCTTCTCATCACGTCGTGGTATTCCACACTCCATATTTTCGGACAATGCAACCACGTTTGTAGGTGCAAACAATGAACTACAAGATCTACATCAGTTTTTTGAGTCATCTAAAACTCAACAAGATATTCATAACTACACGTCGGTTCTCAATATCAAGTGGCACTTCATTCCACCTCGCGCCCCATCTTTTGGAGGTCTATGGGAGAATGCTGTCAAGAActtcaagaaaattttcaaagtcgTCACATTCAATCATATTCTTAATTTTGAAGATATGACTACATTCGCAGCTCAAATTGAAGCTATCCTTAACTCTCGTCCACTCGTACCTCTTACAGAGGACCCTCAAGATCTTCAGTATCTCTCGCCAGGTCACTTCTTAGTTGGTCGCCCATTGACTGCGTTGCCTTTCCATTGCCCGCCCACCACCCATGTCGATAACAGGTGTCGTTGGAAACTTCTTCAAAAAATCACTCAAGAACTTTGGGACAGATGGTCTAAGGAGTACTTAGTCACACTTCAACGCAAGCACAAATGGCTTACTGAATCGGACAATCTCACAGTTGACACCATGGTTCTTCTGAAAGATCTCAATTCTGCTCCTTCCACATGGAAGTTAGCTCGCATCATTGAAACCCATCCAGGTGCCGATGGAAAAGTTCGTGTTGTTACAGTGCAGACTGCACATGGTAGGTTCAAGAGAGCAATCTCTAGTCTCGCTCCGCTTCCAGCACTTGAAGATGATTAA